A genome region from Natranaeroarchaeum sulfidigenes includes the following:
- a CDS encoding 2-oxoacid:acceptor oxidoreductase subunit alpha → MPSDLNWAIGGEAGDGIDSTGKIFAQALSRAGRHVFTSKDFASRIRGGYTAYKIRTSTEKVQSVVDRLDLLVALTQRTIDENLDELHEESVIIYDGERSWEAEIPDEITGVSVPLKSLAEDAGGAIMANTVALGAACEIASFPIENLDESLEKRFGDKGSKIVENNKDAARLGRDHVRENYGEFDYELETTDNDYVLLNGDEAIGMGAIAAGCRFYAGYPITPATDVMHYLIGRIEQYGGHVIQAEDELSAINMALGAARAGARSMTATSGPGIDLMAETFGLAATSETPLVICDVMRSGPSTGMPTKQEQGDLNMTLYGGHGEVPRFVVAPTTISECFHKTVEAFNLAEKYQLPVYLVSDLALAVTEETFDPMEFDMDEVEVERGKVVDDETVDEWLDEEGRFRAHADTEDGISPRSLPGTADGAHMSTGLEHDELGRRTESTDMRVKQVDKRQRKVETARERETFDYREFGDPAAETLVISWGSNEGALVEALDILENEGIDVRVLSVPYIFPRPDLTEEVEAAEDVIVVECNKTGQFADLIEHDVLTRVQRINKYTGVRFKADELAEEIKGALAADTEVTA, encoded by the coding sequence ATGCCATCAGATCTGAACTGGGCGATCGGCGGAGAAGCCGGTGATGGGATCGACTCTACCGGGAAAATCTTCGCTCAGGCGCTGTCGCGCGCTGGCCGTCACGTCTTTACGTCGAAGGACTTCGCGTCCCGTATTCGCGGGGGATACACGGCCTACAAGATTCGAACGTCGACGGAGAAGGTCCAGAGCGTCGTCGACCGGTTAGATCTGCTGGTGGCACTGACACAGCGAACGATCGACGAGAACCTCGACGAACTCCACGAGGAGAGCGTCATCATTTACGACGGCGAGCGCTCGTGGGAGGCGGAGATCCCCGACGAGATCACCGGTGTGAGCGTCCCCCTCAAATCGCTTGCCGAGGACGCTGGCGGAGCAATTATGGCGAACACCGTCGCGCTCGGTGCGGCCTGTGAGATCGCCTCGTTCCCAATCGAGAACCTCGACGAGTCCCTCGAAAAACGCTTCGGCGACAAGGGCTCGAAGATCGTCGAAAACAACAAGGACGCAGCTCGTCTGGGGCGGGATCACGTCCGGGAGAACTACGGCGAGTTCGACTACGAGCTGGAGACGACCGACAACGACTACGTCCTGCTCAACGGCGACGAGGCGATCGGTATGGGTGCGATCGCTGCCGGCTGTCGGTTCTACGCTGGCTACCCCATTACCCCCGCGACGGACGTGATGCACTATCTGATCGGCCGAATCGAGCAGTATGGCGGCCACGTCATTCAGGCCGAAGACGAGCTGTCGGCGATCAACATGGCACTTGGGGCGGCCCGCGCTGGTGCCCGGTCGATGACGGCGACGTCCGGGCCGGGTATCGACCTGATGGCCGAGACTTTCGGCCTCGCCGCGACCAGCGAAACACCGCTGGTGATCTGTGACGTGATGCGGTCGGGCCCCTCGACTGGGATGCCGACCAAACAGGAGCAGGGCGACCTGAACATGACGCTGTACGGCGGGCACGGCGAGGTACCGCGTTTCGTCGTCGCGCCGACGACGATCTCCGAGTGTTTCCACAAAACGGTTGAGGCGTTCAACCTCGCCGAAAAGTACCAGCTTCCGGTCTATCTCGTCTCGGACCTCGCGCTTGCAGTCACCGAGGAGACGTTTGATCCGATGGAGTTCGACATGGACGAGGTCGAGGTCGAGCGCGGCAAGGTCGTCGACGACGAAACCGTCGACGAGTGGCTCGATGAGGAGGGCCGGTTCCGCGCGCACGCCGACACCGAGGACGGAATTAGCCCCCGTTCGCTCCCGGGGACGGCCGACGGCGCGCATATGTCGACCGGTCTCGAACACGACGAACTCGGTCGCCGAACCGAGAGTACAGACATGCGCGTCAAGCAGGTCGACAAACGGCAGCGGAAAGTCGAGACCGCACGGGAACGCGAGACGTTCGATTACCGCGAGTTCGGCGACCCAGCGGCAGAGACGCTCGTCATCTCGTGGGGCTCGAACGAGGGTGCGCTCGTCGAGGCGCTCGATATTCTGGAGAACGAGGGCATCGACGTCCGCGTGCTCTCGGTGCCGTATATCTTCCCGCGGCCGGACCTCACGGAGGAGGTCGAAGCGGCCGAGGACGTCATCGTGGTCGAGTGTAACAAAACCGGGCAGTTCGCCGATCTGATCGAACACGACGTCCTGACGAGAGTACAGCGGATCAACAAGTACACTGGCGTGCGATTCAAGGCCGACGAGCTGGCCGAGGAGATCAAGGGGGCGCTCGCCGCCGATACGGAGGTGACAGCATGA
- a CDS encoding FAD-dependent oxidoreductase: protein MDEIEVAVRAVTTVGPETIALELETPTDFDAKPGQFVRLYGTVDGEEIARYYTLSSPDVEETFEITVGVDPEGDLSPWLADREVGDTLRIEGPFGSVAYEDGDVVVLAGGPGVGPAVGIAEAAVETGNDAAIVYQDDVPAHEQRLDALVEAGADVTIIGEGTEAFAAAVASVVDEGQLYVFGFQSFVEAARDAVTDAGGDFDAAAVESFG from the coding sequence ATGGACGAGATCGAGGTCGCGGTTCGTGCAGTCACCACTGTCGGACCGGAGACGATCGCTCTGGAACTCGAAACGCCCACCGACTTCGACGCGAAGCCCGGTCAGTTTGTCAGGCTCTACGGTACCGTCGACGGCGAGGAGATCGCTCGCTACTACACGCTCTCGTCGCCCGATGTCGAGGAGACCTTCGAGATCACCGTCGGAGTCGACCCCGAGGGGGATCTCTCACCGTGGCTGGCCGATCGAGAAGTGGGCGACACGTTGCGGATTGAGGGGCCCTTCGGGAGTGTCGCATACGAGGACGGGGATGTCGTTGTACTCGCTGGGGGTCCTGGTGTCGGACCTGCTGTCGGGATCGCCGAGGCAGCCGTTGAGACGGGCAACGACGCAGCGATCGTGTATCAGGACGACGTACCAGCCCACGAGCAGCGTCTGGACGCGCTGGTCGAGGCCGGTGCGGACGTCACGATCATCGGTGAGGGGACGGAGGCGTTCGCCGCTGCCGTCGCGTCGGTCGTCGACGAGGGGCAGCTGTACGTGTTCGGCTTCCAGTCGTTCGTCGAGGCGGCCCGGGACGCGGTCACCGATGCCGGGGGGGACTTCGATGCTGCAGCGGTCGAAAGTTTCGGGTGA
- the lysA gene encoding diaminopimelate decarboxylase, with the protein MTDHADSPPIRRLADWDADLLTRLATEHGTPQYVMDLDRVKQNYARFSAAFPGAHVMYAAKAHTGSAVLEALLEVGADIECAAWGELQRSIEAGADPNTLQYTAVNPPDHDLDYAVDLAEDAPGLTITIGARDTLDRLAERGYDGRVAIRINPGIGTGHHEKVATGADAKFGIPYEQVPEVADRVREEFDLVGLHAHAGSGVLTDGLEDHCKAIERVGEMARRVGDDELEFVDVGGGYGVPYREEEPPLDLDVASEMVRDAVGELDATLKLEPGRYIVADAGLILTTVNTIKEAPDTTVVGVDASLATLVRPAMFGSYHPMYNVSAPERDPHEVTVGGPVCTSADVFAHDRPIARPERDDVLAIGNAGSYGYELASQFHSQPRPPEIALEDGEVRVARRRETLDDVTRVEQ; encoded by the coding sequence ATGACCGACCATGCCGACTCGCCGCCGATCCGGCGGCTGGCCGACTGGGACGCCGATCTGCTCACACGGCTCGCGACCGAACACGGAACACCCCAGTACGTGATGGATCTGGATCGCGTAAAGCAAAACTACGCCCGCTTTTCGGCGGCGTTTCCCGGCGCCCACGTGATGTACGCGGCGAAAGCTCACACCGGGAGCGCCGTCCTCGAAGCCTTACTGGAGGTCGGTGCGGACATCGAGTGCGCCGCGTGGGGCGAACTCCAGCGCTCGATCGAGGCGGGCGCTGATCCGAACACGCTCCAGTACACTGCGGTCAACCCGCCGGACCACGACCTCGATTACGCCGTCGACCTCGCCGAGGACGCACCGGGGCTCACGATTACGATCGGCGCAAGAGACACGCTCGATCGGCTGGCCGAGCGGGGCTACGACGGACGGGTCGCCATCCGGATCAATCCCGGCATCGGGACCGGCCACCACGAGAAGGTCGCCACGGGCGCTGACGCGAAGTTCGGTATCCCCTACGAGCAGGTCCCCGAGGTCGCAGACCGCGTTCGAGAGGAGTTTGATCTTGTCGGCCTGCACGCCCACGCGGGCAGTGGTGTTCTGACCGACGGCCTCGAAGACCACTGCAAAGCCATCGAGCGCGTCGGCGAGATGGCGCGACGGGTTGGCGACGACGAGCTGGAGTTCGTCGATGTCGGGGGGGGCTACGGCGTCCCCTATCGCGAGGAGGAACCGCCGCTCGATCTGGACGTCGCCAGCGAGATGGTCCGCGATGCGGTCGGCGAGCTCGATGCGACGCTCAAACTCGAACCGGGCCGCTACATCGTCGCGGACGCCGGGCTGATCCTCACCACTGTAAACACGATCAAGGAAGCGCCCGATACCACAGTGGTCGGCGTCGACGCCAGCCTCGCAACGCTGGTTCGCCCGGCGATGTTCGGCTCGTATCACCCGATGTACAACGTCTCCGCGCCCGAGCGAGATCCTCACGAGGTGACCGTCGGCGGTCCCGTCTGTACCAGCGCGGACGTCTTTGCCCACGACCGACCCATCGCGCGACCCGAGCGCGACGACGTGCTCGCCATCGGGAACGCTGGCTCCTATGGGTACGAACTCGCGAGCCAGTTCCACTCCCAGCCACGTCCGCCCGAGATCGCACTCGAAGATGGTGAGGTCCGCGTTGCTCGCCGCCGTGAGACGCTGGACGACGTGACCCGCGTCGAGCAGTAA
- a CDS encoding DUF7383 domain-containing protein, which translates to MTDYRANYALCSINEYLGPDEGSLDLSWATFGGNRTSEYEFSVPVEDVTDVYVELQAYDVGAFGHEIVLNGEALGGFDIPPGSGWQYWMDSPAEMPLQAGENTLRIRRDEDSRDAFAIGTVVVNWKEVRESE; encoded by the coding sequence ATGACTGACTACCGGGCGAACTACGCGCTCTGTTCCATCAACGAGTATCTCGGCCCCGACGAGGGGAGTCTCGATCTTTCGTGGGCGACGTTCGGCGGCAACCGGACGTCGGAATACGAGTTTTCCGTCCCAGTGGAGGACGTGACCGACGTGTACGTCGAGCTACAGGCTTACGACGTCGGAGCCTTCGGCCACGAGATCGTCCTTAACGGCGAGGCCCTCGGCGGGTTCGACATCCCACCGGGCAGCGGGTGGCAGTACTGGATGGATAGTCCCGCAGAGATGCCGCTACAGGCCGGCGAGAACACGCTGCGCATCCGCCGCGACGAGGACAGCAGGGACGCGTTCGCGATCGGGACCGTCGTCGTCAACTGGAAGGAGGTTCGGGAAAGCGAATGA
- a CDS encoding glutaredoxin family protein: MTSLRSRRAVLRLCGTVGLGAGLAGCLGDGGETPEQAVTSPESADAAVVVYWFWGDGCPVCDDQKGFIDEIAATSETDVVALEVYNDAENRELFNDVIDEHNIQREAVPTTVIGSEHWIGDSSDIRDAIRAKLSDCREESGCQPPAVV, encoded by the coding sequence ATGACCAGTCTACGATCGCGGCGAGCAGTGTTACGGCTGTGTGGAACGGTAGGTCTGGGGGCAGGTCTCGCTGGCTGTCTCGGAGACGGTGGCGAGACGCCCGAGCAGGCGGTAACCTCGCCCGAAAGTGCGGATGCCGCGGTGGTCGTGTACTGGTTCTGGGGGGACGGCTGCCCCGTCTGTGACGATCAGAAGGGGTTTATCGACGAGATTGCTGCGACCTCCGAAACGGATGTCGTTGCGCTGGAGGTGTACAACGATGCCGAAAACAGAGAGCTGTTTAACGACGTCATCGACGAGCACAACATCCAGCGGGAGGCCGTCCCGACGACGGTGATCGGGAGTGAGCACTGGATCGGGGACTCATCAGATATCAGGGACGCTATCCGGGCCAAGCTATCGGACTGTCGGGAGGAGTCGGGCTGTCAGCCACCTGCTGTCGTGTGA
- a CDS encoding GNAT family N-acetyltransferase, translating into MAAVTIRDAVPADVEGITRVAEQGWTTAYNEVLDDATIEAALAEWYDPSLTRERIADDDVTYLVAVQGDTVVGYASGAAVDDAVVGLGSIYVLPDHWGEGIGTTLLSEFETRWATHGYNVIQLYALADNDIGQSFYRARGYEAVDTRETDLFGETVTDRQYRKELQERKQPTQ; encoded by the coding sequence ATGGCTGCTGTGACGATTCGCGATGCCGTTCCCGCCGATGTCGAGGGAATCACCCGCGTCGCCGAGCAGGGCTGGACGACCGCCTACAACGAGGTGCTCGACGACGCGACCATCGAGGCGGCGCTGGCGGAGTGGTACGACCCGTCGCTGACCCGCGAACGTATCGCGGACGACGACGTGACGTACCTCGTCGCCGTGCAGGGCGATACTGTGGTCGGCTACGCCAGCGGCGCTGCGGTCGACGACGCGGTCGTCGGTCTCGGATCGATATACGTCCTGCCGGATCACTGGGGCGAGGGGATCGGGACCACGCTGCTCTCGGAGTTCGAGACGCGGTGGGCGACTCACGGCTACAACGTGATCCAGCTATACGCCCTCGCGGACAACGATATCGGCCAATCGTTCTACCGGGCCCGGGGCTACGAGGCCGTCGACACTCGTGAGACGGACCTGTTCGGGGAGACAGTGACGGATCGTCAATACCGCAAGGAGTTACAGGAACGAAAGCAGCCGACTCAGTAA
- a CDS encoding PAS domain-containing sensor histidine kinase translates to MPRSLDLSGQSLLAYTQDKVALVDESGEFGYINDAAKQLLGYDPESLVGEDAFEYIHSDDRKAARACFERVITSEDPTTETVRYRFRSADDSWIWMESRFSNVTDDSLGGYVVSSRDVTAKVQAEHKRETAESRLREIANTISDPVWMFSEDWTELLFVSPAYEETYGQPIERIREDPLAFLDTIHPDDVPCVEDAMERLSAGESVSFEHRVNPEHNYDTYVWVQGEPVVEDGAVRRIVGFTRDITDRHRRERQLAVMDNLLRHNLRNDLSVILGNADLIEREGDEEMAGRAKIIRQFGNDLLASAEKQRTIIDLLTGIQRPKRVDVVDAIEQAVSVVSAEYPDATVRVAAPHAAEVQGLSELKAAFIELLENALKHDVTEHPAVDVEISVEEEHVVVQFVDTCPPIPDEEYRVLTGEKEMTEVYHNTGLGLWLVYWAVDLSGGRITFERTETGNGITLRLPRPTERSD, encoded by the coding sequence ATGCCCCGGTCGCTGGATCTGTCCGGTCAATCGCTTCTCGCGTACACGCAGGACAAGGTCGCGCTCGTCGACGAGTCCGGGGAGTTCGGCTACATCAACGATGCGGCAAAACAGTTACTCGGCTACGATCCGGAGTCTCTGGTCGGCGAGGACGCGTTCGAGTATATCCATTCCGACGATCGGAAGGCGGCACGGGCGTGTTTCGAGCGGGTCATTACGAGCGAAGACCCAACTACCGAGACTGTTCGGTATCGGTTTCGGTCGGCAGACGACTCGTGGATCTGGATGGAGAGTCGCTTCTCGAACGTCACGGACGATAGTCTGGGCGGCTACGTTGTGAGTTCTCGCGACGTTACGGCTAAGGTTCAGGCGGAGCACAAGCGCGAGACGGCCGAGAGCCGCTTACGGGAGATCGCCAACACGATCAGCGATCCTGTCTGGATGTTCTCGGAGGACTGGACGGAGCTCCTGTTCGTCTCGCCAGCCTACGAGGAGACCTACGGCCAGCCAATCGAACGGATACGAGAGGACCCACTGGCCTTCCTCGATACGATCCATCCCGACGACGTGCCCTGTGTAGAGGATGCGATGGAGCGACTATCAGCGGGCGAATCGGTTAGCTTCGAACACCGAGTGAATCCAGAACACAATTACGACACCTACGTCTGGGTACAGGGCGAACCGGTCGTCGAGGACGGCGCGGTCCGTCGAATCGTCGGGTTCACTCGTGATATCACGGACCGTCATCGACGGGAACGACAGCTCGCCGTCATGGACAACCTGTTGCGCCACAACCTTCGGAACGATCTGTCGGTCATTCTCGGAAACGCCGATCTGATCGAGCGGGAGGGTGACGAGGAGATGGCGGGTCGTGCGAAGATCATCCGCCAGTTCGGTAACGACCTGCTTGCGAGCGCGGAGAAGCAACGAACCATCATCGACCTCCTGACAGGGATTCAGCGGCCGAAAAGGGTCGACGTTGTTGACGCCATCGAGCAGGCTGTGAGCGTCGTGTCCGCGGAGTACCCGGATGCGACCGTCCGGGTAGCTGCCCCACATGCTGCCGAGGTGCAGGGGCTGTCCGAGTTGAAAGCCGCCTTCATCGAACTACTGGAGAATGCACTGAAACACGACGTGACAGAGCACCCGGCTGTCGACGTCGAGATTAGTGTTGAGGAAGAACACGTCGTGGTTCAATTTGTCGACACCTGTCCGCCGATCCCCGACGAGGAGTACCGTGTCCTGACGGGCGAAAAAGAGATGACTGAGGTCTATCACAACACCGGGCTCGGTCTCTGGCTGGTCTACTGGGCGGTTGATCTCTCCGGCGGGCGAATCACGTTCGAGCGGACGGAGACTGGCAACGGTATCACCCTTCGACTGCCACGGCCCACCGAACGTAGTGACTGA
- a CDS encoding mandelate racemase/muconate lactonizing enzyme family protein encodes MGVNYGDLHDPNAEYTMRDLSSETMGVTNERGGGRDVEITDIQTTMVDGNFPWTLVRIYTDAGIVGTGEAYWGAGTPELIERMTPFLQGENPLDIDRLTEHLTQKMSGEGSIGGVTVTAISGIEVALHDLAGKILELPAYQLLGGKYRDEMRVYCDCHTEEEADPIACADEAERVVEELGYDALKFDLDVPSGHEKDRANRHLREPEIDHKVSIVEAVTERVGSRADVAFDCHWTFSGGSAKRLAKALEPYDVWWLEDPVPPENHDVQREVTQSTSTPITAGENVYRKHGQRRLIEEQAVDMIAPDMPKVGGMRETVKIADKADMYYMPVAMHNVASPVATMASAHVGAAIPNSLAVEYHSYELGWWEDLVEEDVIEDGYIEIPEKPGLGVTLDMDVVEEKMVDGEELFDEA; translated from the coding sequence ATGGGTGTCAATTACGGCGACCTGCACGATCCGAATGCGGAGTACACGATGCGCGATCTCTCTTCTGAAACGATGGGAGTGACGAATGAACGAGGCGGCGGTCGCGACGTCGAGATTACCGATATCCAGACGACGATGGTCGATGGCAACTTCCCGTGGACCCTCGTCCGAATCTACACTGACGCCGGGATCGTCGGCACCGGCGAGGCTTACTGGGGTGCTGGTACACCGGAACTGATCGAGCGGATGACCCCGTTCCTGCAGGGGGAGAACCCGCTAGATATCGATCGGCTCACGGAACATCTCACCCAGAAGATGTCCGGCGAGGGATCGATCGGCGGCGTCACAGTCACCGCCATCTCCGGCATCGAGGTCGCGCTGCACGACCTCGCAGGGAAGATTCTCGAACTCCCAGCGTACCAGCTTTTGGGCGGCAAGTACCGCGACGAGATGCGTGTCTACTGTGACTGCCACACCGAGGAGGAGGCCGACCCGATCGCCTGTGCCGACGAAGCCGAACGCGTCGTCGAGGAACTCGGCTACGACGCCCTGAAGTTCGATCTCGACGTCCCGTCGGGCCACGAGAAAGACCGGGCGAACCGTCACCTTCGCGAGCCCGAAATCGACCACAAGGTCAGCATCGTCGAGGCCGTCACCGAGCGCGTCGGATCGCGTGCGGACGTCGCGTTCGACTGTCACTGGACGTTCTCGGGCGGGAGCGCGAAGCGCCTCGCCAAAGCGCTCGAACCGTACGACGTCTGGTGGCTCGAAGACCCAGTCCCGCCGGAGAACCACGACGTCCAGCGCGAGGTCACGCAGTCGACTTCGACGCCGATCACCGCCGGGGAGAACGTCTACCGTAAACACGGCCAGCGCCGACTCATCGAGGAACAGGCCGTCGACATGATCGCCCCGGATATGCCGAAGGTCGGCGGGATGCGTGAAACTGTAAAAATCGCCGACAAGGCCGACATGTACTACATGCCGGTGGCGATGCACAACGTCGCCTCGCCCGTCGCGACGATGGCGAGCGCCCACGTCGGTGCGGCGATCCCGAACTCGCTGGCCGTCGAGTACCACTCCTACGAACTCGGCTGGTGGGAGGATCTCGTCGAGGAGGATGTCATCGAGGACGGCTACATCGAGATTCCCGAAAAGCCGGGTCTGGGTGTCACCCTCGACATGGACGTCGTCGAGGAGAAGATGGTCGACGGGGAGGAACTGTTCGACGAAGCGTAA
- a CDS encoding 2-oxoacid:ferredoxin oxidoreductase subunit beta, with amino-acid sequence MSSDVRFTDFKSDKQPTWCPGCGDFGTMNGMMKALANTGNDPDNTFVVAGIGCSGKIGTYMHSYALHGVHGRALPVGTGVKIANPDLEVMVAGGDGDGYSIGAGHFVHAVRRNVDMTYVVMDNRIYGLTKGQASPTSREDFETSTTPDGSKQPPVNPLALALASGASFIAQSFSSDALRHAEIVQKAVEHDGFGFVNVFSPCVTFNDVDTYDYFRDSLVDVADDDDYDPTDREQAKDAITDADKEYMGVLYQDENSVPYNERHGVEANKADIPDGAPEGAMDLVREFY; translated from the coding sequence ATGAGTTCCGACGTTCGATTCACAGACTTCAAATCCGACAAGCAGCCGACCTGGTGTCCCGGATGTGGGGACTTCGGCACGATGAACGGCATGATGAAAGCCCTGGCCAACACCGGCAACGACCCGGACAACACGTTCGTGGTCGCCGGGATCGGCTGTTCCGGCAAGATCGGGACGTACATGCACAGCTATGCGCTGCACGGCGTCCACGGCCGCGCACTGCCGGTCGGCACCGGCGTCAAGATCGCCAACCCAGACCTCGAAGTGATGGTCGCTGGCGGCGACGGCGACGGCTACTCGATCGGTGCCGGTCACTTCGTCCACGCAGTCCGACGGAACGTCGACATGACCTACGTCGTGATGGACAACCGCATCTACGGGCTGACCAAGGGACAGGCCTCGCCGACGAGTCGAGAGGACTTCGAGACCTCGACCACGCCGGATGGCTCGAAACAGCCTCCGGTCAACCCCCTTGCTCTGGCGCTGGCCTCGGGTGCATCCTTCATCGCCCAGTCGTTCAGTTCCGACGCCCTGCGTCACGCCGAGATCGTCCAGAAAGCCGTCGAACACGACGGCTTCGGCTTCGTCAACGTCTTCAGCCCCTGCGTGACGTTCAACGACGTCGACACCTACGATTACTTCCGCGACTCGCTGGTCGACGTCGCCGATGACGACGACTACGATCCCACGGATCGCGAGCAGGCCAAAGACGCGATCACGGACGCCGACAAGGAGTACATGGGCGTGCTCTATCAGGACGAAAACTCGGTACCGTACAACGAGCGCCACGGCGTCGAGGCGAACAAGGCCGACATTCCCGACGGCGCGCCCGAGGGCGCGATGGACCTGGTTCGGGAGTTTTACTGA
- a CDS encoding rubrerythrin family protein: MDGDAFRDRLEREHAEKLDALDSPELLVALAEGNPTPPPLLEAAANSEHAAQRTFEQWAETEQDAAARDAFEDSAQQEQRHYQLVATELPPGYEPADGGPLHAYLRGREETIQRVATGMVGRSLVSLRTHARLIEYFEGERAALFVELRDETEATLHTGVSLLDTLCTGEGWDRAEMAASYVIRVAHEDYVDSLAATEGEESSES, from the coding sequence ATGGACGGCGACGCCTTTCGAGACCGACTCGAACGGGAGCACGCCGAGAAGCTGGACGCACTCGACTCGCCGGAACTGCTCGTCGCGCTCGCGGAGGGCAACCCGACGCCACCCCCGCTACTCGAAGCGGCGGCCAACAGCGAACACGCCGCCCAGCGAACGTTCGAGCAGTGGGCCGAGACCGAGCAGGACGCCGCTGCACGCGATGCCTTCGAGGATAGCGCCCAGCAGGAGCAACGCCACTACCAGCTAGTTGCGACCGAGCTCCCGCCGGGCTACGAGCCCGCCGATGGCGGCCCGCTACATGCGTATCTCCGCGGGCGAGAGGAGACGATTCAGCGGGTCGCCACAGGGATGGTCGGCCGGTCGCTCGTTAGCCTGCGGACTCACGCCCGGTTGATCGAGTACTTCGAGGGCGAGCGAGCGGCGCTGTTCGTCGAGCTACGGGACGAAACCGAAGCGACCCTTCACACTGGCGTCTCCCTGCTGGATACGCTCTGTACTGGTGAGGGCTGGGACCGCGCCGAGATGGCAGCAAGCTACGTGATTCGGGTCGCCCACGAGGACTACGTCGACTCGCTCGCGGCGACCGAGGGAGAAGAGTCGAGCGAGAGCTAA
- a CDS encoding DUF3179 domain-containing protein, which translates to MPPELTRRRALAAGAVAALAGCLDRQDGGLGSADDVSEPDSRDEDPPEDPPTTEPPIEMAHSTAALRQEVANGGVPQDGIPSIDEPVYTDAGSDETPADEDIVFGVELNGETAAYPRKILVYHEIVNTEIGGEPVSVTYCPLTGTAQGFYRGGTEFGVSGQLVNSNLIMYDREAESWWPQVPAVAIDGPHDGRSLQEFPVVWTTWELWRDHHPETQVLTDDTGYVRDYGNDPYSGSYNPTTGYYDDGGPMFAPVVSDDRHQAKTIFICARTPDGPLAIRKELLREQELIDLSVGDGSYLGVYDPRLDTGYVYENPDERTFEYTDGELRGDGTVHAPDELPLDRSLRLDAMWFAWTGIYPGTEVYD; encoded by the coding sequence ATGCCCCCGGAACTTACGCGGCGCCGTGCCCTCGCCGCCGGTGCGGTCGCCGCCCTCGCTGGCTGTCTGGACCGGCAAGACGGCGGCCTCGGCTCCGCGGACGACGTTTCCGAGCCGGACAGTCGGGATGAGGACCCACCCGAGGACCCCCCGACAACCGAGCCGCCTATCGAGATGGCTCACTCGACGGCCGCGCTGCGTCAGGAGGTAGCCAATGGGGGCGTCCCACAGGACGGTATCCCGTCGATCGACGAGCCCGTCTACACGGACGCGGGAAGCGATGAGACGCCGGCGGACGAAGATATCGTCTTCGGCGTGGAGCTGAACGGAGAGACCGCAGCGTACCCTCGAAAGATACTCGTCTATCACGAGATCGTCAATACGGAGATCGGCGGCGAACCCGTCAGCGTCACCTACTGTCCGCTGACCGGGACTGCACAGGGGTTCTACCGCGGCGGGACGGAGTTTGGCGTCTCCGGGCAACTGGTCAACAGCAACCTCATCATGTACGACCGGGAGGCCGAAAGCTGGTGGCCACAGGTCCCGGCAGTCGCGATCGACGGTCCCCACGATGGTCGTTCATTACAGGAGTTTCCGGTCGTCTGGACGACCTGGGAACTGTGGCGCGATCACCATCCGGAGACACAGGTGCTCACCGATGACACTGGCTACGTCCGGGATTATGGCAACGACCCGTACTCCGGCAGTTACAATCCGACAACTGGCTACTACGATGACGGCGGCCCCATGTTCGCGCCAGTCGTGAGCGACGATCGTCACCAGGCGAAGACGATATTCATCTGCGCGCGAACGCCCGACGGCCCGCTGGCAATCCGAAAAGAGCTCCTGCGCGAGCAGGAGCTCATCGACCTTTCCGTCGGGGACGGATCGTACCTCGGCGTCTACGACCCACGGCTTGATACCGGCTACGTCTACGAGAACCCCGACGAACGGACCTTCGAGTACACGGACGGCGAACTCCGCGGGGACGGCACTGTCCACGCTCCCGACGAACTCCCGCTAGATCGGTCCCTCCGACTCGACGCGATGTGGTTCGCGTGGACCGGCATCTACCCGGGGACGGAGGTCTACGACTAG